The Solanum pennellii chromosome 7, SPENNV200 DNA segment ATTTGCTTTACTTCTTTCGATAACTAGGGAAAGGGGGTTGACCTCCATGGCGTCAAATAGTAATTGGACCTGAATTATCCACCCACCTAATTAATGGAGGAATTACATTCAtcaataattatgaaaaataaatggtCTTGAACATTTTTACTTCTGATTATCTTGTACAAACTTCAGAGTAAAACATATCATCCAtgagatatataaaaaatgttatatttaaaatttcaaaatgaacaaaaataataatttactcTTTTATGTGTTCAAATCCTTCTGATATCATTTGATAATACAAAGCACCCCAAAAacgaatttttattaaaattattagtaaaaataatcaaatgattGATACATTCGATGCCATTAATAAAATTCGTTGGCTATGTGAGGGATTCATAATTATTAAGGGTCTAGAGTCTAGACGAGTCAATAAAAGATTTGAGGGTATACAtcacaataaatttaaatataggaGTTTTAGTCAACGTGTTGTATGATATAAAATGTTTTTGCATGAGcaaattattcttttaaattagattcaatcattttcataatttagttGCATAGACCATCTATATAATATTTGCACTTGTATTAAACTAGTTGAATGTGGCCTGTTTACTGTGAAGTTTCTTTTGGTATAATGTAGTGTACGTAACAGTTCTTGAAAACATCatatttgttaattaaattgaaGTATCTTTCAACCACATATTATTAGTCTCACTTAGACAcacactattttttaaaataaaatttacctcATAGAAGTCATTTTGTTTAGcacaaaaaaggggaaaaatgcACCAATTTCACAGTAAAAATTGACTTCGTtctacataataataaaattattaacaaaaagAAGATCTTTGAAGGTTGATTTTTTATATCGAtctgtataatttattttgaggtTGATCAATATTGCTTAAAAGTCGACCTTGGGAGTCGATTTTGaccttttaattaaatagtaatatcCCCATAACCAATATCATAGGATCAATGAGTggatatatatatctatatctatatatatatatatcacttgTTGTAACTCATTCCatttatttataattgatttttcaaaaatagatgGCTTATTTGGATTTAAGATAAGCAAGGTGGCTATTTAATTGTCCAACGTCTTATTTTAGTCCAACCTGGACACTAGATTTGATGACCAACAACTTTACTGCCCTCTATATAACGAGTAATAATAACCATCTCAATATTGAAAATCACATCAAGTAGAATTAATTCCATTCTTTAATTTCCTTTACAAATTAAGATGGATTTTCAACACTTGGTTTCCTTTTTTCTATTCATATCCTTCCTATTTCTTCTAATTCAAAAATGGAGGAAGCCGAAAACTCGGCTTCCTCCAGGCCCATGGAGGCTACCTATTATTGGAAGTGTGCATCACTTGACAAGTGGATTACCACATCAAGTTCTCAAAAAGTTGTCCCTAAAATATGGTCCTATCATGTACTTACAACTCGGAGAAGTTCCTACCGTAGTTGTATCCTCCTCACACATGGCCAAACAAATCCTAAAAACACATGACCTCGCCTTTGCATCTAGGCCAGAAACTATGATGGGAAAGATTATTTGTTACAATTGTAAAGACATTGCCTTTTCACCATATGGTGATTATTGGAGACATATGCGTAAATTGACTGTCCTTGAGCTACTTAGTGCCAAGATGGTCAAGTCATTCACCCCTATTCGACAAGATGAGCTTTCAAATCTTTTATCATCCATTACATCAATGAACTTAGATTCGCCAATCAACTTAGTTGAAAAGCTTCTATGGTTTATGAATGCCGCGACATGTAGGTCAGCATTTGGGAACGTGTGTAAAGATCAACGTGAGTTGATAAAATTGATTCATCAAGCACAATCATTATCTGGTGGATTTGAGCTTGCTGATTTGTTCCCTTCGAAAAAATATCTACATGGGATTAGTGGCATGGAATCTAAACTAATGAATGCTCGTTATAAGATTGATCAAGTCTTGGACAACATTATCAATGTTCATAGAGAGAATCGCGCTAATGGAAAAAGTTGCAATGGTGAGTCTGGAGCTGAAGATTTGATCGATGTTTTCTTAAGAGTCATGGAGAGCGGTCAATTTCCAGTTCCCCTAACAAATGACAACATAAAAGCAGTTATTCTTGTAAGTGCATGTGTATCCCTTTTCATCATGGTcattttaatatctttattttacaaaggaaaaaaaatctgaaatatatcCTAACGCTGACTTGTAATAATCCCAAACTTTGGAAATGACTCTTTGCCCTTGCACTATTTAATAGATCTTGTCCATGTGgtcacatatatacctttaaaatacactattaaatagtgctgAGGTAATAGATCCTAATCACAGTTTGAAATTGTTGCAGCAATTTCGGTCAAAGTTCAGATATATTTCGAACCTTTTTCCTAAAAGTAGATTGTTTTATAATTACTTACTTGTTTGACCGTACTTCTTGTAGGATATGTTTGTAGCAGGATCTGACACGTCATCTTCAACGGTTATTTGGGCATTATCAGAAATGATGAGAAATCCAAATATCATGGCAAAAGCACAAGCTGAAGTGAGAGAAGTCATGGGAAAGAAAACATGTGATGACGATATCGATACTGACCTTGAAAATCTTAGTTACCTAAAGTTAGTGATCAAAGAGACGCTCAGGTTACATCCTCCAACTCCTTTGTTGGTCCCGCGAGAATGCAGGGAGGAAACTGAGATAGATGAATTTACTATACCGTTGAAAAGCAAAGTCATGGTTAACGTATGGGCAATTGGAAGAGATCCCGAGAATTGGAAAAATCCTGAATGTTTCATACCAGAGAGATTTGAGAATAGTTCTATTGAGTTTACTG contains these protein-coding regions:
- the LOC107025604 gene encoding premnaspirodiene oxygenase-like, whose amino-acid sequence is MDFQHLVSFFLFISFLFLLIQKWRKPKTRLPPGPWRLPIIGSVHHLTSGLPHQVLKKLSLKYGPIMYLQLGEVPTVVVSSSHMAKQILKTHDLAFASRPETMMGKIICYNCKDIAFSPYGDYWRHMRKLTVLELLSAKMVKSFTPIRQDELSNLLSSITSMNLDSPINLVEKLLWFMNAATCRSAFGNVCKDQRELIKLIHQAQSLSGGFELADLFPSKKYLHGISGMESKLMNARYKIDQVLDNIINVHRENRANGKSCNGESGAEDLIDVFLRVMESGQFPVPLTNDNIKAVILDMFVAGSDTSSSTVIWALSEMMRNPNIMAKAQAEVREVMGKKTCDDDIDTDLENLSYLKLVIKETLRLHPPTPLLVPRECREETEIDEFTIPLKSKVMVNVWAIGRDPENWKNPECFIPERFENSSIEFTGNHFEFLPFGAGRRICPGIQFGLALVTLPLAHLLYNFDWKLPEGISASNLDMTEANGISARKEKDLYLIATPYASPLH